CCGCAGTCTTCCCATTGGGCAAAACAGGAACGCTTGTTATAAACGATTTGCACCCATCTGCCCTTGCAGACGGATTGCCCTTTTCCCGTGTATTCACGGCGGAACCACGGGATGACCCGCGACGCCTCCGCCTTATGTTCCCCCTTGGAAACGTCATTATAAGGGAGCGCTACGTAAAAGGGGTTTTGCCGGGGGATGAATGTTTTCGGCCGGAAGTCCATCGTGCGGCAAACGGGATCCGGGTTGTCGAAGCCGCCGAAGTTTTCCCGCCATGCGGAATCCCACGAACTTTTGTGGTTGGCTACCGGATTGCGCTCCGTGGGTTCTTCCCCCACCCAGAAGACCGTGGCGGTAATGTTGAGCCGCCAGGGATAGGTGCCGGGGCTTTGCCTGGACGTTCTGGGAAGGATGCGGGGCGCCGGCCGCTTTCCTCCCTCTGTTGCCGCGGGCGATTTGACGATGACCCGGGGCAGGGGGTCCCGTTGCGTTGGGGTGATGATGGCGGGCCCTTTGGGCCGTCCGGGGCTGTCCGCCAGGGCGCGTGTGGCGCTCCGCCCTGTCTGGATGTCCGCCCTGGCGGTCCCTGCGGGGACCAGAACCAGCAGCGCGAGCAGGCATGCGGACGGGAGGGGGCTCCCGGAGGACCCCTTCCGTAATGCCTGTTGACGCTGCCGGTAGTTTACCATCGGTGCAGTTGGGTGACGAAGCGGTGGTCCAGCTTGCCGGGATAATCCGTATTGAAATGGAGGCCGCGGCTTTCATTGCGGCGCATGGCGCAGTCCACGATCAGGGAGGCCACCGCCACCAGATTGCGCAATTCCAGGATGTCCGGCGTAATGCGGTACCCCCAGTAGAAGTCCTTTACCTCCCGGTGCAGCATCCGGAGCCGCGTAGCTGCGCGGTCCAGCCTTTTATTGGTCCGCACAATGGAGACGTAATCCCACATCAGGCGGCGGATTTCATCCCAGTTATGATAGATGACGGAAAGTTCGTCAGGAAGGGCCGTATCTCCGTGGTGCCAGGCGGGGATGTCGTAAGAAGTGGGGGAATCCTTTCTCAGGGGATGCAGGGAAAGCATGGAATTCAGCGCCCTTTTGGCGACCACCACGCATTCCAGCAGGGAATTGGAAGCCAGCCGGTTGGCGCCGTGAAGGCCGGTGCAGCCGGTTTCCCCTGCGGCGTAAAGGCCGTCCAGACTGGTCTGGCCGTTGACGTCCGTCAGCACGCCGCCGCACTGGAAATGCGCTGCGGGAACAACGGGGATAGGTTCCCTGGCGGGATCGACGCCGTAGCGGTTGCATGTCTCGTAAATCAGGGGAAAACGTTCCCGGACGAACCCTTCCGGCTTGTGGGAGATATCCAGATAAACGCACATGCTGCCCGTCCTCTTCATTTCCGAGTCTACGGCGCGGGCGGTGATGTCGCGCGGGGCCAGGGATTTGCGGGGGTCGTACTTGTGCATGAATTCCTTCCCGTCCGCGCCTATCAGCACGCCGCCTTCCCCGCGCACGGCTTCGGAGATGAGGAAGGAGCGCGCTTCCGCGCCTTCCGCCCGGGTGTTGAAGAAACAGGTGGGGTGGAACTGCACGAATTCCATGTTGG
This region of Akkermansia muciniphila genomic DNA includes:
- the nadB gene encoding L-aspartate oxidase, with amino-acid sequence MKTSDFLVIGAGVAGLSFALRAAEHGKVAVITKGKFLDCSSAKAQGGIAAVWDRNDSFEDHVADTLDAGAGLCNEQAVRTIVEEGPDAIRELLEWGVNFDSGNQGEDYELAREGGHTKRRILHAKDATGLEITSKLLEAAKLHPNIELLEDHFAIDLITTTKLGLVTEDRVLGAYVLDRVSGEVEIFRSDRVLLATGGCGRVYLYTTNNDSATGDGVAMAWRAGATIANMEFVQFHPTCFFNTRAEGAEARSFLISEAVRGEGGVLIGADGKEFMHKYDPRKSLAPRDITARAVDSEMKRTGSMCVYLDISHKPEGFVRERFPLIYETCNRYGVDPAREPIPVVPAAHFQCGGVLTDVNGQTSLDGLYAAGETGCTGLHGANRLASNSLLECVVVAKRALNSMLSLHPLRKDSPTSYDIPAWHHGDTALPDELSVIYHNWDEIRRLMWDYVSIVRTNKRLDRAATRLRMLHREVKDFYWGYRITPDILELRNLVAVASLIVDCAMRRNESRGLHFNTDYPGKLDHRFVTQLHRW